A genomic segment from Blastococcus sp. PRF04-17 encodes:
- a CDS encoding MaoC family dehydratase — protein sequence MTHEVGTELPTQVLRITRADLVRYAGASGDFNPIHWNDRTATAVGLPGVIAHGMFTMALAARVVTAWTGDPGALVEYHVRFGRPVVVPDDDEGAEVTVQGRVGAVLDDGRLRVDLTVTSAGEKVLSLARATVRMA from the coding sequence ATGACGCACGAGGTCGGCACGGAGCTGCCCACCCAGGTCCTCCGGATCACGCGGGCCGACCTCGTCCGCTATGCGGGCGCGTCCGGCGACTTCAACCCGATCCACTGGAACGACCGGACGGCGACCGCGGTGGGCCTCCCGGGCGTCATCGCCCACGGCATGTTCACGATGGCGCTGGCGGCGCGCGTCGTGACGGCATGGACGGGCGACCCGGGCGCCCTGGTCGAGTACCACGTGCGCTTCGGCCGGCCGGTGGTCGTGCCCGATGACGACGAGGGCGCCGAGGTGACCGTGCAGGGCAGGGTGGGCGCCGTGCTGGACGACGGCAGGCTGCGCGTCGACCTGACCGTCACCAGCGCCGGTGAGAAAGTGCTCTCCCTGGCCCGCGCGACCGTCCGCATGGCATGA
- a CDS encoding M1 family aminopeptidase: MRAARRPSVALAGVLVLAGCTSFSQSVEVAAPPDPATTAPEPPEDERFACPAERAEPDPDRPVIALDFRLEDDRSTVTGTEAVAFTPDLPVRELVFRLIPNSPDSAPNGNRLVVDDVRGTDVAGGRYEDAGAADPGGLYVVELADELDAGETTEVELDFTLSLGSRGFDRVGTDEGLAWWASGAPLLAWEPGVGWAQDPFVDLGGETANSPVADTTITVSAPEDLTVMMTGRQEEPSQPQGGRRTWTSHEPVARDVAVAAGAFGTAQGETPGGVRVRAGTLPGSDVEPAALLEATTDAIAELERFLGPFPYETLTVPLLPDYGGGIEYPSLILQATPSRQVLVHEVAHMWFYGMVGNSQFRDPWLDEAFASWAESVADRGQDLVDEDAITLDGPVGGSMTDYDGTREYFTLVYDKGGAALLAAREAAGAEAFDEAIRCYVDATAWSIATPEDLGRALADLPAAVAVLNRAQALGKDDILR, translated from the coding sequence ATGAGGGCGGCGCGGCGGCCCTCCGTCGCCCTCGCCGGCGTGCTCGTGCTGGCGGGCTGCACCTCGTTTTCGCAGTCGGTCGAGGTGGCCGCTCCGCCGGATCCCGCCACCACCGCCCCCGAGCCGCCGGAGGACGAACGATTCGCCTGCCCGGCCGAGCGTGCCGAGCCCGACCCCGACCGGCCGGTGATCGCGCTGGACTTCCGCCTCGAGGACGACCGCTCGACGGTCACGGGCACGGAGGCCGTCGCGTTCACGCCCGACCTGCCCGTCCGCGAGCTCGTCTTCCGGCTGATCCCCAACAGCCCCGACTCGGCGCCGAACGGCAACCGTCTGGTGGTCGACGACGTTCGCGGCACCGACGTCGCCGGGGGGCGGTACGAGGACGCCGGAGCCGCCGATCCGGGCGGGCTCTACGTGGTGGAGCTGGCCGACGAACTGGACGCCGGTGAGACGACCGAGGTCGAGCTGGACTTCACGCTGTCGCTGGGCAGCCGCGGGTTCGACCGGGTCGGCACCGACGAGGGACTGGCCTGGTGGGCCAGTGGCGCCCCGCTGCTCGCCTGGGAGCCCGGAGTGGGCTGGGCCCAGGACCCGTTCGTCGACCTCGGCGGGGAGACCGCCAACAGCCCCGTCGCCGACACGACCATCACGGTCTCGGCTCCCGAGGACCTCACGGTGATGATGACCGGCCGGCAGGAGGAGCCCTCGCAGCCGCAGGGCGGTCGCCGCACCTGGACGTCGCACGAGCCGGTGGCCCGCGACGTCGCCGTCGCCGCGGGAGCGTTCGGGACGGCGCAGGGCGAGACCCCGGGGGGCGTGCGCGTGCGCGCGGGCACCCTTCCCGGCAGCGACGTGGAACCGGCGGCGCTGCTCGAGGCGACGACGGATGCGATCGCCGAGCTCGAGCGGTTCCTCGGCCCGTTCCCGTACGAGACCCTCACCGTGCCGCTGCTGCCGGACTACGGCGGCGGCATCGAGTACCCGAGCCTGATCCTCCAGGCGACGCCCAGCCGGCAGGTCCTGGTGCACGAGGTCGCCCACATGTGGTTCTACGGGATGGTGGGCAACTCCCAGTTCCGCGACCCCTGGCTGGACGAGGCCTTCGCGTCCTGGGCCGAGTCGGTCGCCGACCGGGGGCAGGACCTGGTCGACGAGGACGCGATCACCCTCGATGGCCCGGTCGGCGGATCGATGACCGACTACGACGGCACGCGCGAGTACTTCACCCTCGTCTACGACAAGGGCGGCGCCGCGCTCCTCGCCGCGCGCGAGGCTGCCGGGGCCGAGGCGTTCGACGAGGCCATCCGGTGCTACGTCGACGCCACCGCCTGGAGCATCGCCACCCCCGAGGACCTCGGCCGCGCGCTGGCGGACCTGCCCGCGGCCGTCGCCGTCCTCAACCGGGCACAGGCCCTGGGCAAGGACGACATCCTGCGCTGA
- the rpmG gene encoding 50S ribosomal protein L33, translated as MAATDIRPKITLACQECKNRNYITRKNRRNDPDRLELMKYCPRERKHTLHRETR; from the coding sequence ATGGCAGCGACCGACATCCGTCCGAAGATCACCCTGGCCTGCCAGGAGTGCAAGAACCGCAACTACATCACCCGCAAGAACCGGCGCAACGACCCCGACCGGCTCGAGCTGATGAAGTACTGCCCGCGCGAGCGCAAGCACACGCTGCACCGCGAGACCCGCTGA